The Leisingera daeponensis DSM 23529 genome includes the window TGCTCCTGGAAAACGGCGAGACGCTAGGTGCCGATCTGGTGGTGATGGCGGTGGGCATCCGCCCGGAAACCCGGCTTGCCACCGACGCGCATCTGGATGTGGCGCGCGGCATCGAGGTCAGCGCACAGATGCAGACCTCCGATCCGGATGTCTTTGCGGTGGGTGAATGCGTGGAATTCAACGGCCATCTGTTTGGCCTCGTGGCACCACTCTACGATCAGGCCAAGGTCCTGGCAGACAGCCTCTTGGGTAAGTCCAACGCCTTTGCGGTCAAGGAACTGGCCACCAAGCTCAAGGTCACCGGCTGCGACTTGTTCAGCGCCGGGGACTTCGCGGAAGGCGAGACCCGCGAGGATATCGTCTTCCGCGACCCCGCCCGCAGCATCTACAAGCGGCTGGTCATCGAAGACGACCGGCTGATTGGCGCGGTGATGTACGGCGATACCGCCGATGGCAGCTGGTTCTTCGGCCTGATCAAGGACGGCACAGATATTGAGGAGATGCGCGAGACGCTGATCTTCGGTCCGGCCTTCCAAGGGGGCGCCTCCGCGGACCCTCTGTCAGCCGTTGCAGCCTTGCCGCCTGAGGCAGAGATTTGCGGCTGCAACGGCGTCTGCAAGGGACAGATCACCAGTGCCATCGAAGGTGGTGCCACGGACCTCGGCGCGATCCGCGCCACGACCAAGGCCAGCGCCTCCTGCGGCACCTGCGCCGGGCTGGTGGAGCAGCTCCTGTCGGTGACGCTGGGAGAGGACTACGCCGCGCCCCAGGCCCAGCCCGTTTGCGGCTGTACCAGCCACACGCACGAGGACGTCCGCCGCCTGATCAAAAGCCGCGAGCTGAAAAGCCTGGCCGCGGTCTGGCAGGAGCTTGGCTGGACCACCGCCAACGGCTGCCACATCTGCCGCCCGGCGGTGAACTATTACCTGCTGGCGGACTGGCCGCTGGAGTACCGGGACGACCCGCAAAGCCGTTTTGTCAATGAACGCAAGCACGCCAACATCCAGAAGGACGGCACGTTCTCCGTGGTGCCGCGGATGTGGGGCGGCATCACCACCCCGGACGAGCTGCGCGCCATCGCCGATGCTGCCGACAAATACGCTGTGCCGACGGTCAAGGTCACTGGCGGCCAGCGCATCGACCTCTTGGGTGTCAGGGGCGAGGATCTGCCCGCGATCTGGTCCGATCTGAACCGCGCCGGGCTGGTTTCGGGCCATGCCTACTCCAAGGGGCTGCGCACGGTGAAGACCTGCGTCGGCACCGATCACTGCCGCTTTGGCACCCAGGACTCGACCGGCCTCGGCATCAAGCTGGAAAAACACCTGTGGGGGTCCTGGACGCCGCACAAGCTGAAGCTTGCGGTCTCCGGCTGTCCGCGCAACTGCGCCGAGGCAACCTGCAAGGACATCGGCGTCGTCTGTGTCGACAGCGGTTACGAGATCCACGTCGGCGGCGCTGCGGGGATGGAAATCAAGGGCACAGAGGTATTGTGTAAGGTGGCAACAGAGGAAGAGGCGGTCGAGGTGATCTCCGCCATGACCCAGATCTACCGCGAAAACGCCCGCTATCTGGACCGGATCTACAAATGGCTGGCCAGGGTCGGCCTCGACTGGGTCAAGGCGCAGATCGTCGACGACCTTGAGAACCGCCGGCTGCTGGCGGAGCGGTTTGCGCTGTCGCAATCCATCTACCGCAAGGACCCCTGGGCCGAACACGCACAGAACAGCGCCACGCGGGCGCAATACGCTCCCCTTGCCAATCTCACACTGGAGGCTGCGGAATGAACTGGATCGACATCGGCCATATCAGCGATATACCCCTGCACGGCGCCCGGGTAGTGAAGACTCCGGTCGGCTGCGTCGCCCTCTTCCGCACCGGAGAGGACGAGGTCTTTGCCGCAGACGACCGCTGCCCGCACAAGGGCGGCCCGTTGTCTGAAGGCATCGTGCACGGCCAAAGCGTCACCTGCCCGCTGCACAACTGGGTGTTCGACCTGAGCACCGGCCAGGCGCACGGCGCAGATGAGGGCCGCATCGGCACCTACCCGGTGCGCGTCGAAGGCGGCCGCCTGCTGATTGACGGCGGTGCCATCGGCAAGCGGAGCGCCGCGTGATGGCGGGTGCGGCCTGTCAGGAGGTCCGTTCCGCCTGCCCCTACTGCGGCACCGGCTGCGGGGTGCTGCTGCGCCCGGACGGCGCAGGCGGGCTGGCGGTGCGCGGCGACCCGGACCACCCGGCCAATCGCGGGCGGCTCTGCTCCAAGGGGCTGGCTCTGGGGGAGACGCTGGGACTGGAGGGCCGCCTGCTGGCCCCGCAAGTGAACGGGCAGGAGACCGATTGGGACAGCGCCCTGGATCTGGTCGCCAGCAAGTTCCGGCAGGCAGTGGATCGGCACGGCCCGGACAGCGTCGGCTTTTACCTGTCTGGCCAGATGCTTACCGAAGACTACTATGTCGCCAACAAGCTGATGAAGGGATTCCTCGGCTCGGCCAATATCGACACCAACTCGCGCCTGTGCATGGCCTCCACCGTCGCGGGCCACAAACGCGCCTTCGGCACCGACACGGTGCCCGGCACCTATGAGGATCTGGAACAGGCGGACCTGATCGTCCTGGCGGGCTCCAACCTCGCCTGGTGCCACCCGGTTCTGTACCAGCGCATTCTCGCCGCGCGCGAAAAGCGCGGCACCAGGCTGGTGGTCATCGACCCGCGGCGCACGGCGAGCTGCGATCAGGCGGACATGCATCTGAAACTGCGGGCGGGCAGCGACGTGGCGCTGTTCAACCGGCTTCTGGCCGCGCTTTATGAGGGCGGCGCACTGGACGCGGAGTATCTGCAGCATGTGGAGGGGCTGGGCGAAGCGCTGGAAGCCGCCTTCGCGAGCGATGCCTCCGTCACCGGGTTGTCTGACTACGAAATCGCAGCCTTCTGCCGTCTCTGGATGGGCACTGAAAAGGTAGTGACCATCTTCAGCCAGGGGGTGAACCAGTCCGCCTCCGGCACGGACAAGGTGACCGCGATCCTGAACTGCCATCTGGCAACCGGCCGCATTGGCAAACCCGGCAGCGGCCCCTTCTCAGTGACCGGCCAGCCGAACGCCATGGGCGGGCGCGAGGTGGGCGGACTGGCCAATATGCTGGCCTGCCATATGGATCTGGAAAACCGCAGCCACCGTGCGGCGGTGCAGGAATTCTGGGGTGCCCCGGCGCTGCCGGACCGGCCCGGGCTGAAGGCGGTCGATCTGTTCCGCGCGGCAGGCGGCGGGCGGCTCAAGGCACTGTGGATCATCCACACCAACCCCGCCGTCACCATGCCTGAGGCCGACGCCGTGCGCGCGGCACTCCAGGCCTGCGAGTTCACCGTGGTAAGCGACATCACCGCGGCAACCGATACCGCCCGGCTGGCGGATGTGCTGCTGCCCGCCGCTGCCTGGGCGGAAAAGGAGGGCACCGTCACCAATTCGGACCGCACCATCAGCCGCCAGCGCGCGGTCCTGCCGCCGCCGGGCCAGGCCCGCGCCGACTGGGACATTCTGGCAGACGTAGGAAGGCGCATGGGCTGGAGTGCAGCCTTCGATTACCAGTCTCCGGCGCAGATCTTCCGGGAGCATGCCGCATTGTCCGGCCTGGCCGGCAGCTTCGGGCTGGATTTCGACATTTCCGGCCTCAGCAGCATGTCCGATCCTGACTACGAGGGGCTTAGCCCCGTCCGCTGGCCGGTGAGCCGGAACCGCCAGGGCGGGCGGTTCTTTGCGGACGGGCAGTTCTTTCACCCGGACGGCAAGGCCCGCATGCTGCCTGTCCGCTGGCGCCCTCCGGCTGCCGCGCCGGACCGCCAGCATCCGTTCCGCCTCAACACCGGCCGTATCCGCGACCAGTGGCACACGATGACCCGCACCGGACGAGCCGCCCGCCTTTCAGGGCATCTGGCCGAACCCTTTGCCGATATCCACCCGGAGGACGCCCGGCGGCTGGGAGTGCAGCGCGCAGACCTGCTGCGGCTCCGCAGCCCGCACGGGGAGGCGATCCTGCGCGCCCGGATCACCACCGATGTGCAGCCCGGCGATCTGTTCGTGCCGATCCACTGGACCGGCGAAACCGCACCTTCGGCGCGTGTTGACACGCTGGTCGCCGCCGCCGTTGATCCTGTTTCGGGGCAGCCGGAAAGCAAGGCCGCCGTCGTCGCGGCGGAGCGCTGGCAGCCGGCCTGGTACGGGTTTGCCGTATCCTGCCGCCCGATGGTTCCCCGGTCGGAGTACTGGGCCATGGCTCGCACGGAAACGGGGTACCGTGCAGAACTGGCAGGGCTGTCTCCGCTTGCGGATCCGGAGGCCGCCGCACGGGATCTGTTCGCCCAGCCCGAGACCGAAGTGCAGATAATGACGGACAGCAGCAAGGGCATTACCCGGCTGGCCCTGTTTCAGGATGGCAGGGTTATGGCAGCGCTGTTCACCGCGCCGGAACCGGTGGCGGTCAGCCGGGACTACCTGGCGGGACTTCCGGGCACCAGCACGGCGGGTGTTCTGACTGGCATTCCTGCCGCAGACCGGCCCGATCCCGGCCCGGTGATCTGTGCTTGCTTCAACGTCGGGGCCAACACCATCCTTCACGCAATCGAGAGCGGCGGGCTGGTGAGTGTTGCCGATATCGGCACTGCCTTGCACGCCGGAACAAATTGCGGCTCCTGCCGCCCTGACATCGCTGAATTGCTAGCGCGTCGGCCGCTCCGGCAAGCCGCAGAATAGGACGGATACCGTTTCCGCGTGCCCGACCGTGTACTGCACGCGGAACCGGGAACCGCAACTGTCTTTTAAATGCCCGTGAGGCAGGCCTCCGTCGCCTCCCCTCACGGTAACCTCAACGGCTCAAATTAGAGGCGGTCTTCCCTCCATTTCACACCATCAAGCCGTGGGATCAAACACCTAAGCGGCGAATGCTGCAATCTGCCCGGCGGCCGGCAAGGACTTTGGTCGAATACCGCGGCTATTGCCGATGGTCTAAGCCTTGAAGCAGCACCGGACCGAGTGCCTGCCATCGAAGGTGCATGGCTGCCAGTTCCGCTGCATTTCTTGGATCAATTCTTGGGAGGAATGGCATGAACATCCACACGAACGGGCTGGCCAATCCGGCACTGGACACGGCGCATCTGGGCGTCGAATTTCCGTTCAAGCCGCGCTATGGCAACTTCATCAACGGCGAATTCACCGAACCCCGCTCGGGCCAGTATTTCGAAAACATCACCCCGATTAACGGCGAGGTGATCTGCGAGGTTGCCCGCTCTAACGCCGAGGATGTCGAGGCGGCTCTGGACGCAGCTCATGCGGCGTTTCCGGCCTGGGGCAAAACGTCGACTACGGTGCGCGCCAACATGCTGCTGAAGATCGCCGATATCATGGAGGCGAACACCCAGCTGCTGGCGGCGGCGGAGACGTTGGACAACGGCAAGCCAATCCGCGAGTCAATTCACGCCGACCTCGCCCTCTGCGTGGATCACTGGCGTTATTTCGCGGGCTGCATCCGCGCCGAGGAAGGCCATATCTCCGAAATCGATGCCGACACCTACGCCTACCACATCCCGGAACCGCTGGGCGTGGTCGGGCAGATCATCCCGTGGAACTTCCCGCTGCTGATGGCAGTTTGGAAGCTGGCGCCGGCACTGGCGGCCGGCAACTGCGTGGTGCTGAAACCGGCGGAGCAGACCCCGGCCTCGATCATGGTGCTGGCGGAGCTGATTGCAGATGTGCTGCCCGCGGGCGTCTTGAACATCGTCAACGGCTTCGGTCTGGAGGCGGGCAAGCCGCTGGCCTCGTCGAACCGGATCGCCAAGATCGCCTTTACCGGCGAGACCACCACCGGGCGGCTGATCATGCAGTATGCCAGCCAGAACCTGATTCCGGTGACGCTGGAGCTGGGCGGCAAGTCCCCGAATATCTTCTTTGAGGATATCATGGCGGCGGACGATGCCTACTTCGACAAATGCCTTGAGGGCTTCACCATGTTTGCCCTGAACCAGGGCGAAGTTTGCACCTGCCCCAGCCGGGCGCTGATCCAGGAGTCGATCTACGACGACTTCATCGCCCGCGCCATCGAACGGGTGAAGGCGGTAAAGCAGGGCAACCCGCTGTCGATGGACACGATGATCGGCGCCCAGGCTTCGGCTGAGCAGAAGGAGAAGATCGCGTCCTACCTGCAGCTGGGCAAGGATGAGGGGGCCGAGCTGCTGACCGGCGGCAATGTTTCAGCCTTGGAGGGGCTGGAAGGCGGCAACTATATCGAGCCGACCGTGTTCAAGGGCCACAACAAGATGCGGATCTTCCAGGAGGAGATCTTCGGGCCGGTGCTGTCCGTCACTACCTTCAAGGATGATGCCGAAGCGCTGGAAATCGCCAACGAC containing:
- the nirB gene encoding nitrite reductase large subunit NirB, translated to MTQKLVIIGAGMASGRVIEHLLDADPGAYDITLFNAEPRGNYNRIMLSPVLSGEKTYEEIVTHGDDWYAERGITCRFGEHVVKIDPEMKVVEGENGHVPYDKLVIATGSAPFIIPVPGHDLPGVISYRDLDDTNAMIEAAAKGGKAVVIGGGLLGLEAAAGLKERGMDVTVLHLTGHLMERQLDEAAGYLLRKDLEARGITVKTRASTKAILGEDRAQAVLLENGETLGADLVVMAVGIRPETRLATDAHLDVARGIEVSAQMQTSDPDVFAVGECVEFNGHLFGLVAPLYDQAKVLADSLLGKSNAFAVKELATKLKVTGCDLFSAGDFAEGETREDIVFRDPARSIYKRLVIEDDRLIGAVMYGDTADGSWFFGLIKDGTDIEEMRETLIFGPAFQGGASADPLSAVAALPPEAEICGCNGVCKGQITSAIEGGATDLGAIRATTKASASCGTCAGLVEQLLSVTLGEDYAAPQAQPVCGCTSHTHEDVRRLIKSRELKSLAAVWQELGWTTANGCHICRPAVNYYLLADWPLEYRDDPQSRFVNERKHANIQKDGTFSVVPRMWGGITTPDELRAIADAADKYAVPTVKVTGGQRIDLLGVRGEDLPAIWSDLNRAGLVSGHAYSKGLRTVKTCVGTDHCRFGTQDSTGLGIKLEKHLWGSWTPHKLKLAVSGCPRNCAEATCKDIGVVCVDSGYEIHVGGAAGMEIKGTEVLCKVATEEEAVEVISAMTQIYRENARYLDRIYKWLARVGLDWVKAQIVDDLENRRLLAERFALSQSIYRKDPWAEHAQNSATRAQYAPLANLTLEAAE
- the nirD gene encoding nitrite reductase small subunit NirD, whose product is MNWIDIGHISDIPLHGARVVKTPVGCVALFRTGEDEVFAADDRCPHKGGPLSEGIVHGQSVTCPLHNWVFDLSTGQAHGADEGRIGTYPVRVEGGRLLIDGGAIGKRSAA
- a CDS encoding nitrate reductase, coding for MAGAACQEVRSACPYCGTGCGVLLRPDGAGGLAVRGDPDHPANRGRLCSKGLALGETLGLEGRLLAPQVNGQETDWDSALDLVASKFRQAVDRHGPDSVGFYLSGQMLTEDYYVANKLMKGFLGSANIDTNSRLCMASTVAGHKRAFGTDTVPGTYEDLEQADLIVLAGSNLAWCHPVLYQRILAAREKRGTRLVVIDPRRTASCDQADMHLKLRAGSDVALFNRLLAALYEGGALDAEYLQHVEGLGEALEAAFASDASVTGLSDYEIAAFCRLWMGTEKVVTIFSQGVNQSASGTDKVTAILNCHLATGRIGKPGSGPFSVTGQPNAMGGREVGGLANMLACHMDLENRSHRAAVQEFWGAPALPDRPGLKAVDLFRAAGGGRLKALWIIHTNPAVTMPEADAVRAALQACEFTVVSDITAATDTARLADVLLPAAAWAEKEGTVTNSDRTISRQRAVLPPPGQARADWDILADVGRRMGWSAAFDYQSPAQIFREHAALSGLAGSFGLDFDISGLSSMSDPDYEGLSPVRWPVSRNRQGGRFFADGQFFHPDGKARMLPVRWRPPAAAPDRQHPFRLNTGRIRDQWHTMTRTGRAARLSGHLAEPFADIHPEDARRLGVQRADLLRLRSPHGEAILRARITTDVQPGDLFVPIHWTGETAPSARVDTLVAAAVDPVSGQPESKAAVVAAERWQPAWYGFAVSCRPMVPRSEYWAMARTETGYRAELAGLSPLADPEAAARDLFAQPETEVQIMTDSSKGITRLALFQDGRVMAALFTAPEPVAVSRDYLAGLPGTSTAGVLTGIPAADRPDPGPVICACFNVGANTILHAIESGGLVSVADIGTALHAGTNCGSCRPDIAELLARRPLRQAAE
- the adh gene encoding aldehyde dehydrogenase is translated as MNIHTNGLANPALDTAHLGVEFPFKPRYGNFINGEFTEPRSGQYFENITPINGEVICEVARSNAEDVEAALDAAHAAFPAWGKTSTTVRANMLLKIADIMEANTQLLAAAETLDNGKPIRESIHADLALCVDHWRYFAGCIRAEEGHISEIDADTYAYHIPEPLGVVGQIIPWNFPLLMAVWKLAPALAAGNCVVLKPAEQTPASIMVLAELIADVLPAGVLNIVNGFGLEAGKPLASSNRIAKIAFTGETTTGRLIMQYASQNLIPVTLELGGKSPNIFFEDIMAADDAYFDKCLEGFTMFALNQGEVCTCPSRALIQESIYDDFIARAIERVKAVKQGNPLSMDTMIGAQASAEQKEKIASYLQLGKDEGAELLTGGNVSALEGLEGGNYIEPTVFKGHNKMRIFQEEIFGPVLSVTTFKDDAEALEIANDTLYGLGAGVWTRDTNRAFRFGRDIQAGRVWTNCYHAYPAHAAFGGYKQSGIGRENHKMMLDHYRQTKNLLVSYSPNALGFF